A section of the Jaculus jaculus isolate mJacJac1 chromosome 6, mJacJac1.mat.Y.cur, whole genome shotgun sequence genome encodes:
- the LOC101614814 gene encoding olfactory receptor 6C3-like, producing the protein MMNHTVITEFVLLGISDNPDLQIVIFIFLFITYILSISGNLTIIILTLLDAHLKTPMYFFLQNFSFLEIIFTSVSIPRFLASIITKVRTISYNNCLAQLYFFISMGVSEFFLLTAMSYDRYVAICKPLHYTIIMNKKLCSLLVLTSWLAGFLTIFPPLMLILSLDFCASNVIDHFSCDYFPILQLSCSDTWLLERIGFYFAFVTLLLTLALVILSYSCIISTILRIPSASQRKKAFSTCSSHIIVISISYGSCIFMYVKPSAKERASLTKGVAVLNTSIAPMLNPFIYTLRNQQVKQAFKDLVYKVVFYRSK; encoded by the coding sequence ATGATGAACCACACTGTGATTACAGAGTTCGTGCTCTTGGGAATATCAGACAACCCTGACCTTCAGATtgtaattttcatctttttatttataacttaCATCCTAAGTATCTCTGGAAATCTAACCATCATCATCCTCACCTTGCTTGATGCTCATCTAAAGACTCCTATGTATTTCTTCCTCCAGAATTTCTCCTTCTTAGAAATTATATTCACTAGTGTTTCTATCCCCAGATTTTTGGCATCAATAATTACTAAAGTGAGAACCATTTCCTATAACAATTGCTTAGCTCAGTTATATTTCTTCATCTCCATGGGTGTGTCTGAGTTTTTCCTTCTAACTGCTATGTCTTATGATCGCTACGTTGCTATCTGCAAGCCTCTGCATTACACCATCATCATGAACAAGAAGCTTTGCTCCCTTCTGGTCCTCActtcctggctggcaggctttctgACTATCTTTCCACCACTCATGCTCATCCTCAGCCTGGATTTCTGTGCTTCCAATGTCATTGATCACTTCTCCTGTGACTACTTCCCCATTTTACAGCTCTCATGCTCTGATACATGGCTTTTGGAGAGGATTGGCTTCTACTTTGCCTTTGTTACTCTGCTGCTCACCTTGGCACTGGTGATTCTATCCTACAGCTGCATCATCAGCACCATTCTGAGAATCCCATCTGCCAGTCAGAGGAAGAAGGCCTTCTCCACCTGTTCCTCTCACATCATTGTCATCTCCATTTCTTATGGAAGCtgcatatttatgtatgtgaAGCCTTCTGCAAAAGAGAGGGCATCATTGACCAAAGGAGTAGCTGTTCTCAACACTTCAATCGCTCCCATGTTGAACCCATTTATTTATACCTTGAGGAACCAGCAAGTAAAGCAAGCCTTCAAAGATTTAGTTTATAAGGTTGTGTTTTATAGAAGCAAATGA